Part of the Benincasa hispida cultivar B227 chromosome 11, ASM972705v1, whole genome shotgun sequence genome, ATTCCTATTGAGATTTCAAGCTTAACTGGGTTGGATACGCTCGATCTTACTAGCTCATCTCTCTTTCAAGTTTCGACACTGAAGCTTGAGAACCCAAATTTGATGACTGTTGTTCAGAATTTGAGCAATTTGAGAGTCCTATATCTTGATGGTGTAGATTTGTCAGCAGGAGGAAGTGAATGGTGCAAGGCCTTGTCGTCTTCATTGATTAATCTCAGAGTGTTGAGTTTATCGGGATGTTCTCTTACGGGACCTCTTGATTCTTCCCTTGTGAAGCTTAAGTATCTATTAGAACTTCGTCTCGATAATAACAACTTTTCCTCACCGGTTCCCAAGGAATTTGCAGATTTCTCAATTTTGACTTTGCTGCATCTTAGCAATTCAAGATTGTTTGGAGAATTTCCACAAAGTATTTTGCAGGTATCAACTCTTCAGACTCTGGACTTGTCTAATAATATGTTGCTGCAAGGTTCTCTTCCAGATTTTCAATCCATTAGACCCTTTCGAACTCTGTTGCTCCGTGACACAAACTTTTCTGGGGCACTGCCAAATTCTATTGGAAATTTTAAGAATTTGTCCAGATTAGACTTGGCGAGTTGCAACTTTGGTGGGTCGATCCCAAATTCTATCGAAAATCTCACACAACTCACATATATGGATCTTTCGAGCAACAAATTTGTTGGTCCAATCCCATCATTTTCTCTATTGAAGAATCTTACTGTCTTAAACCTTGCTCATAATCGGTTGAATGGTTCTTTGCTTTACACCAAATGGGAAGAACTTTCCGATCTCGTTAATCTTGATTTGCGTAACAATTCCCTCACTGGAAATGTTCCTTTATCTCTCTTCAACCTTCCATCAATCCAGAAGATTCAACTGTGCTACAACCAATTTACTGGTAGTTTGAATGAGCTCTCCAAAGTGTCTTCTTTCTTACTTGATACCCTTGCTTTGGAGAGCAATCGGTTAGAAGGGCAATTCCCATCGAAGTTTTTTGAACTTCGAGGTCTGAAGATTCTCTCACTttctttcaacaattttaccggAAGATTGAATCTAACCATGTTCAAGCAGCTTAAGAATATTACGAGACTTGAACTCTCAAGCAACAGCCTCTCCGTTGAAACAGAAAGCACTGACTTTCCTCTAATGACCACATTAAAGTTAGCTTCCTGCAATTTAAGAATGTTCCCTGGCTTCTTGAAAAATCAACTGAAACTCAACTCTCTTGATCTCTCCCACAATGAACTTCAAGGACACGTACCTCTCTGGATTTGGGATCTTGGAAACCTCAGCCAATTAAATCTTTCTTGCAACTCTCTTGTTGGTTTTGAAGGGCGTCCAAAGAATCTTTCTTCCAAACTCTATCTTCTTGACCTTCATTCCAACAAATTTGAAGGAccactttctttctttcctccATCTGCTGCCTATTTGGATTTCTCCAATAACAGGTTCAGTTCTGTCATTCTACCTGATGTTGGAAAGTACCTATTAACCACTGTCTTCTTTTCTCTGTCAAGAAATCTCATTGAAGGTAATATTCCTGAATCCATATGCGATGCTAAGAGTCTTCAGGTACTGGATCTGTCTAATAATAAGTTGAGTGGCATGTTTCCCCATTGTCTATCTGAGAGGAATGATAATCTCGTGGTACTAAATCTAAGAGTAAACACCTTAAGTGGCCCTATTCCTGATACATTTCCAGTTAAATGCGGTCTGAGGACTCTTGATCTAAGTGGAAACAACATTGAAGGGCCGGTACCAAAGTCTTTATCGAAGTGCCATGATTTGGAGGTTTTGGACCTTGGGAATAATCAGATAAATGATGTCTTTCCATGCCCATTGAAGAGCATATCCACTTTACGGGTGCTTGTTCTTCGCTCAAACAATTTTCATGGGAAGTTTGGATGTCTCGGGAGCCATGGCACTTGGAAGAGCTTGCAAATTGTTGACATATCTCGAAACAACTTTAGTGGTAGCATATCTGGAAAATGCTTAGAAAAGTGGAGAGCAATGGTGGATGAGGAAGACTTTAGCAAGTCAAAAGCTAATCACCTTCGttttaatttcttcaaattcagTGCTGTGAACTATCAAGACACAGTAACTATTACAAGCAAAGGTCTAGACGTTGAACTGACAAAAATTTTAACAGTCTTCACTTCCATCGACTTCTCATGCAATCACTTCAATGGCCATATACCTGCACAAATCGGAGAACTCAAAGCGCTTTATCTTCTCAACTTGTCCCACAATTTTCTGTCCGGTGAAATTCCTTCATCCATAGGAAATTTGAGTCAGCTGGGTTCTTTAGACCTTTCAAGTAACAGTCTTACTGGCACAATCCCTTCAGAGCTTGCAAGACTATCGTTTCTATCTGTATTGAATCTCTCCAACAATCTCTTGGTCGGGAAGATCCCCATGGGCCCTCAAATCCAAACATTTCCACCAGCTTCCTTTGTAGGCAATAAAGGATTATGTGGAGGCCCTTTGCCAGAATGTAAAACTGCCACTCCTCCAACTTCAGGTACAACTATCCCAAAGTCAGCTTCAGTAGCTAATGCTGATTGGCAATTCATATTCATTGGAGTTGGGTTTGGAGTAGGAGCAGCTGCAGTTGTTGCTCCTTTTACGTTTTTGGAGGTCGGGAAAAAATGGTCCAATGACACGATCGACAAAATTCTTCTGGCCATTCTTCCATTGATGGGATACATCTACCTGACTTCCAGTGACCGCAAAGTCGAACCAGAAGATGATAGTGACGACGATGATGAGGATGATTATATTGCAGTTAGGtatgaaaatgaagaaagtGAAGAAAGATCCTCAGAATTTAAAGGGCGATATTGTGTGTTTTGTTCCAAACTTGACATCTATAGGAAGAAGGTTATTCATGATCCTCGATGTACATGTCTCTTATCACCATccccatcttcttctttttctacatttcgagaaaaaaattaaaacatgaaaAGTTTATTTCCATTCTTTTTGGCATGCTATAATTTGGAAGATAAGAGCACATCTTCTGTTGTACATAATTAGGGATCATCAACTTCAGAATTGGGTTGTTGAAATACTATTTGATTTGTCATTGTATATCTCCATCACTGTCGTCTTCTTTTTCTACCCTTATAAGAAAAATTAGGACATGAAAATTATAGCTccattctaatttttttaaaaaaaaataaaagtgctCATATATCCTTCCTGTATATGTATTAAAATCTTTATGAAAATTCTAGGGAAATAGGGAGCTTGAACTGCAGTTAAAACTGTTCTAGCTTTTTGCCTCTGGTTTAAACATACTtgtggtttataaatatattggtAAATTTAATACGTATTCTAAGCAACCTTGTAATTTCTCAACTTTTTCCCATATGCCATAAATGTGGCTTTGTTGAATTTTAAGATACATATACTTACTTTATGTAAATTTCCTTATATCTCAACTTttgcaatatattttttttccgtATGGTGCGTAAATCTCTCATGCGTTTGTCGTCATTGCAGGCTCCTCGTGAATTTGATTTCTGACTCTCTTCTCCTTGTTTGTGGTTGAAAAATTCTTACGCCGTGGTGTCGAGTCTACTACACTCTGATGCTTAAGTtaatatataatgtatatagtttaACTAATCATACAAAAGTAAGGTCAGGCTTTCAAGACTATTTATTCATTTGCCTTTGAGGTCGTCATATGGGGTGATATATAATGTCTTTCTTCTAACAAGTCTCTGTTGGTACTTTTAACTCTTGAAATGTCAAGGTAGATTGCGGTACTGAAAGCATATTGCGGTGCTCAAAGCTATTGGGCACCATACAAAGTGCAACTcgattgattttttattttaggatGATGTTTCTCATGTTGACTCTTGGTTTTTCTTGAGCTTGGAGTTTTTCATCTCTAGGTAAACCTCAACATTTTTAATTagttcttatttttaaaaatatataattaaatgattaagaaaatatgaaaatttaggaaaaaattcacaaatagaaaaattgtcaaacaatttatagaaatagcaaaaaaaaaaaaaaaaaatactgataaatattaatagacttctatcagtctctatcagtctctttaaagaagattaaattttttctattttgtatacccttatttttctatctttgaaaatttccaaaatttatggTCTGTTTGGTTCGCAATCTAGattctgttttatgttttcaggtTCACTAATTCAATGAATATGTATTTAGCAATCaacttgaattttatttttgaaaactgtTTTTGAATTCTATAACATAAAtagtgtaaattttgaaaacaacatttttatgttatCATTGTATccagaaattgaattttaaagtttaaaatgcagagttatatcaaataaagttaaaaacatttagaaatatagtatATGTCATGTTATAAGCTCAATACtacttttaaaagattaaaatatttattatgtaatatattataaattaggttaatctttagattttagttcctatagtttgatataacTTCATATATAGTCTCTATGGTTTGTTAAATTCTCTTAAATAATCCCTACcatataaactttttataaagcTTTTATCAAACCATTAGTGGTAATATCCAATTAATCATAAGACCTAAATTCTAAGTTcttccaaactataggacaaaaattttaatttatcttataaattatatattattacaaaataataatttacatttttttaaaaaaaaaaataaaacatgttcataaataaattaataataatttattatcaacTAGTTtgcaattgtttaaattaaaatctagTTTTCTGAATTTTGCCACCAAACacatatttaaaaacataaaatttatttaatctcttgttttcaaatttatgttttcagatagTCTACAAAACCGACCGTTCAATactacaaaaaaatcaaaataattagcCAGTTTGAACCTAACTAAAATTGATACGGCAGGTTGGAATTCAAAAGTGTTTCTACTTTAATTGATACTAACACTATGACAATGACACATATCAAGAGAgctaatttccttttcttctatcAATTAAATGGAAGGTTAAATTGTCCACTTAacttcataatttttaaaattgtattgTGTGTGTGAATAATTGTCTTCGATATTCTTAAATTGTATGGACTTACTTAACACTCCAGCTGTTTATTTTTCTAAGAATGTAGATAATCAGAATCTTAGATATTAGAAATTATAGATGTTCGATATCTTAAATTTATGTAAAGTTCTAAAAATGTCCTGAcgactatttattaatttataattaatttgatataatttaaattttattatatttgttttt contains:
- the LOC120090736 gene encoding receptor-like protein 6, with the protein product MGVSCLDGCVIGLDLSNEWISGGVGNSSSLFSLRFLRNLNLAFNKFNSTMPSGFKRLSNLSVLNMSNSGFWGQIPIEISSLTGLDTLDLTSSSLFQVSTLKLENPNLMTVVQNLSNLRVLYLDGVDLSAGGSEWCKALSSSLINLRVLSLSGCSLTGPLDSSLVKLKYLLELRLDNNNFSSPVPKEFADFSILTLLHLSNSRLFGEFPQSILQVSTLQTLDLSNNMLLQGSLPDFQSIRPFRTLLLRDTNFSGALPNSIGNFKNLSRLDLASCNFGGSIPNSIENLTQLTYMDLSSNKFVGPIPSFSLLKNLTVLNLAHNRLNGSLLYTKWEELSDLVNLDLRNNSLTGNVPLSLFNLPSIQKIQLCYNQFTGSLNELSKVSSFLLDTLALESNRLEGQFPSKFFELRGLKILSLSFNNFTGRLNLTMFKQLKNITRLELSSNSLSVETESTDFPLMTTLKLASCNLRMFPGFLKNQLKLNSLDLSHNELQGHVPLWIWDLGNLSQLNLSCNSLVGFEGRPKNLSSKLYLLDLHSNKFEGPLSFFPPSAAYLDFSNNRFSSVILPDVGKYLLTTVFFSLSRNLIEGNIPESICDAKSLQVLDLSNNKLSGMFPHCLSERNDNLVVLNLRVNTLSGPIPDTFPVKCGLRTLDLSGNNIEGPVPKSLSKCHDLEVLDLGNNQINDVFPCPLKSISTLRVLVLRSNNFHGKFGCLGSHGTWKSLQIVDISRNNFSGSISGKCLEKWRAMVDEEDFSKSKANHLRFNFFKFSAVNYQDTVTITSKGLDVELTKILTVFTSIDFSCNHFNGHIPAQIGELKALYLLNLSHNFLSGEIPSSIGNLSQLGSLDLSSNSLTGTIPSELARLSFLSVLNLSNNLLVGKIPMGPQIQTFPPASFVGNKGLCGGPLPECKTATPPTSGTTIPKSASVANADWQFIFIGVGFGVGAAAVVAPFTFLEVGKKWSNDTIDKILLAILPLMGYIYLTSSDRKVEPEDDSDDDDEDDYIAVRYENEESEERSSEFKGRYCVFCSKLDIYRKKVIHDPRCTCLLSPSPSSSFSTFREKN